TTTCTAACACCTTTTGAACATAGCTTCTTAGATCGTCCATATTTCTAACTGTGATCACAGATGCACCACCAACGTGTTCTTCTGCGAGGAGATTCATCGGAGGAATCTGCTCACTACCTTCGATGGAGCTTTGATATCCAATATTAGCAAGTTTCCACATATCATTGGTTGATAGATTGGTATCCACGAATGGACTAACCTCTTCCAGAATGGATGGAAGCTTCATGATCGAAGTGGTAGACTGCATCTTGCTAGCTACGGTTTTTAAGAATTCTCTTTGCCTCTCCGTACGCGTATAGTCAGATAAAGCATCGTGTCGGAACCTTACATATTGCAGTGCCTTATCTCCATCTAAATGCTGCATGCCTTTTTTGAGATCAATATCATATTCGTGCTTATCCGCTTTGCTTCCGTATTTCATATCCTTTTCCACAAAAAAATCAACGCCACCTACGGAATCGACTAATTTAATGAATCCTTGAAAGTCTGTGTACACATAATATTGAACGGGAATACCAAGAAGATCACCAATGGCTTTCATAGCTGTATTGGGGCCGTGAGTAATGGCAGTATTGATACGATCTTTGCGGAATTCAGGAATATCAATATAAGTATCTCTTAGAATAGAAAAAAGATGGATTTTCTTCTTCACAGGGTCAAGAGTAACGACCATCATACTGTCTGATCTAGGAATTTCGCCTTTACTAAGCCCACGTCCATCTACACCCATGATTAGAAGGCTAACGAGTTCAGTTCCTTCCCATTTGGGAGGTTCTGTTGCCGCTGCTTCGACCTGTGGTAAATGACTAAATGGAGATTCTTTACCTTCTTTATGCAATCCTTCTAGACCATTATAAATGGATGTGAAATAATATACTAAATAACCAATCACTGCAACTATGAGTACAGCAAGAACCCACCAAATGGTTCTTTTCGTCTTTCTTGTCATTCAAGCTTCTTCCTTTCACAACTCTCGGAAATAGGTGCGGTTATTCGACATCGATGGATTAGGATTCATTACATTATAATTTTTTTTGCAGATACAATCAATTTATTAAGTAGAATAATGACATACGAAGGAGATTGAAATCGTGGAAACATTACAAATAGGGCATAACGCTCCAGAATTTACACTTATGGCTTCGAATGGTGAAAAGGTGTCCTTAAGTCATTATCGTGGTCGTAAAGTTGTACTTTATTTCTATCCAAAGAATATGACCCCGGGCTGTACACAGGAGGCATGTAGTTTCCGTGACGCTAATTCAGATATCGAAGAGCTAGGTGCTGTTATTCTTGGAATTAGTCCAGATGAGTTGAAATCACATCATAAATTTATCGAGCGAAATCATCTTCCATTCCTTCTATTATCGGATACCGATCACTCCGTAAGTGAAATGTATGGCGTCTGGCAACTTAAAAAAATGTACGGAAGAGAATATCTAGGTATTGTGAGATCAACATTCCTTATGAATGAAGAGGGAGTAATTGTAAAGGAATGGCGTAAAGTTAAAGTAGCTGGCCACACGGAAGAAGTATTGAAGACACTTCAATCGTTAGGACAATAACAAATATAAATATATGACAGCAAATCGACTGGGATGCCTGCACGGGACAGCTGATTTGCTGTTTTGTGCTAGCTATTTATGAAAACGCTTTGAAATTTTATATGTAACTTTTATCTTATGTTCATATTGACATGGGTATTTGTTAGGATTACAATAATTCGTATGCGAAATAATTTGGGTGGGAATAATACGAAGCAAAATGTAGAAAATAAAGACAGTGATTCTAAGCAGATTCGGGAAGTATTAAGCTCATTTAACCAAGTGAAGCACTCGCTTTTTTATTTGTTACGGAAAAATGCGGATGCCATGGGGACCACATTTATGCAGTTTCATGTACTCCAAACACTTCGTGCTCATCCCGATATTGGGTTAGCTGAGCTATCTGAGCTAATTCTTGTTGGGAATAGTACAACAAGTGGGTTAGTAGATCGATTGGTGAAGTCTGGATTAGTTAGTCGTGAGCGGCTTGAGAGTGATCGCAGATCGGTCACACTCCGAATAACAGATAAAGGAGATGAATTACAAGATCGAATGGAACGTGCATATATGCAGTCATTGTCTCCTCTGAATCAGTTGTCTGTGAATGATAGGCAAGATTTACTGCGGATTCATCAGCAGATGAATGAGATATTACAACAACAAGGGAGAGATAATATAAATTATGAATAATAGTAATACCTCAGTTCTAGATAATATAAAAAGAGGTCCAATTATAGCTGCACTCATGATTGGGGCATTTGTAGCGTTTCTAAATCAAACGTTATTGAATGTTGCCTTACCTAGCATTATGGGTGATCTAAAGATTGAAGCAGCTACAGGACAATGGTTAACTACAGGATATATGTTGGTCAATGGTGTTCTCATTCCTGTCACAGCATTTCTGATTTCTCGTTTTACAACGAGGCAGTTATTTATTTCGGCAATGGGATTATTTACGATAGGAACATTGATTTGTGGATTATCACCAAATTTCGGAATATTAATGGTAGGTAGAGTCGTTCAAGCAGCTGGTGCAGGTATTATCATGCCTTTAATGACCGTTGTATTTTTGAATATCTTCCCGATTGAGAAGCGGGGATCTGCTATGGGTTTAATGGGGCTCGCTATGATTCTGGCTCCAGCTATTGGACCGACGCTTTCGGGTTGGATTGTAGAGAATTATGATTGGCGTGTTCTTTTCTATATTATTTTACCGTTTTCGGCGATCGCTACATTAATTGGCATATTATTTTTGAAAAATGTGACAAAAGTAACGAAACCTTCATTTGATATGTTATCAGTTGTGTTATCAACAATTGGATTTGGTGGACTTCTTTACGGATTTAGTGATGCAGGTACAGACGGTTGGGGAAGTACAACGGTTCTTTCTTGTCTCGTGATAGGAACCGTGTCTGTCATCCTATTCGTATGGCGCCAAATTTCTTCGACAAGTCCTATGCTTGAATTTAGAATCTTTAAATATAATATGTTCACATTGACGACCATTATTAATGTGCTGATCACAATTTCTATGTATGCAGGAATGATTTTACTTCCGATCTTCCTACAGAATATCAGACAGTTTACACCGATGGAGTCAGGATTGATGATGCTTCCAGGTGCGATCTTGATGGGGATTATGTCTCCCATTACTGGAGCTATATTCGATAAGGTTGGAGCGAGATGGTTATCTGTGATTGGTCTGCTGATTACCGTTATTACTACTTATGAATTCACCCAATTAACGGGTGCAACCACATATACCCATATGATTCTTATTTATTCGATACGTATGTTTGGTATGTCATTGATGATGATGCCTATACAGACAGCGGGTCTCAATCAGTTGCCTCAAAGCATGAATGCTCATGGTACAGCGATGTCGAACACCCTTCGGACCATTGCAGGATCGATTGGAACGGCCGTTCTTGTTACCGTGATGACGACACAGACAAAGAGTCATGCTACAGAGCTAGCGATAGCAGGCGGTGTCTCTCCAACAGATAAGCTAGCGATGGCTCATATCGCTGCAGAGTCAACGATCTATGGTATTAATCAAGCATTTGTGATTGCCACTTGGTTAGCAGCCGGTGCTTTGGTGTTAGCTTTCTTTATCAAAAAAACGAAGCCTGCACCAGAAGTTTCTCGATCTGATGTGAAACACATGACAGGTGAGGTTAAGCAATCTCATTGATTGTTGATAGTGAATAGTGAAGCTGAAATTAGATGAATGAACAATAACCCGAAGGGTTTGCACTTTGAATAAATAAGTGCAAACCCTTCATTTTTTTATGGAAAGAGCCAACATCTTAGGAATGTAAGATGTTGGCTTTTTTGTTCGGCTAAGTTATAAGGGTGAACACACTACTTCATCGACAATCCCATAGGATTTGGCTTCTTCAGCAGATAAGAAATAGTCTCTTTCCATATCCATTCTTACCTTTTCTATGGATTGACCCGTTTTTTCAGCGAATAAAGAATTCAGTTGATCCTTTATTTTTAGAATACGTCGTGCGGATATTTCAATGTCTGTGGCTTGCCCTTGTGCTCCGCCCAAAGGTTGGTGAATCATAATTTCACTGTGCTGTAGTGCAAGCCGTTTTCCTTTATGACCCGCTAACAGCAGTAATGATGCGGCGGAAGCAGCAAGCCCTGTGCATATGGTTCTGACCTCGGGTTTAATAAATTGCATCGTGTCATAGACTGCAAAGGCGGCTGTAACGGAACCTCCAGGACTATTAATGTACAAAGAAATATCTTTGTCCGGATCATCTGCTGCTAGAAAAAGTAGTTGTGCAACAATGTTGTTGGCCGTTGAATCGTTAATCTCCGATCCTAGAAATACAATGCGATCCTT
The nucleotide sequence above comes from Paenibacillus sp. IHBB 10380. Encoded proteins:
- a CDS encoding LCP family protein; translated protein: MTRKTKRTIWWVLAVLIVAVIGYLVYYFTSIYNGLEGLHKEGKESPFSHLPQVEAAATEPPKWEGTELVSLLIMGVDGRGLSKGEIPRSDSMMVVTLDPVKKKIHLFSILRDTYIDIPEFRKDRINTAITHGPNTAMKAIGDLLGIPVQYYVYTDFQGFIKLVDSVGGVDFFVEKDMKYGSKADKHEYDIDLKKGMQHLDGDKALQYVRFRHDALSDYTRTERQREFLKTVASKMQSTTSIMKLPSILEEVSPFVDTNLSTNDMWKLANIGYQSSIEGSEQIPPMNLLAEEHVGGASVITVRNMDDLRSYVQKVLENTEVEPSVDGAEVETTK
- the bcp gene encoding thioredoxin-dependent thiol peroxidase → METLQIGHNAPEFTLMASNGEKVSLSHYRGRKVVLYFYPKNMTPGCTQEACSFRDANSDIEELGAVILGISPDELKSHHKFIERNHLPFLLLSDTDHSVSEMYGVWQLKKMYGREYLGIVRSTFLMNEEGVIVKEWRKVKVAGHTEEVLKTLQSLGQ
- the clpP gene encoding ATP-dependent Clp endopeptidase proteolytic subunit ClpP; the encoded protein is MSIIPYVVEQTSNGERSYDIYSRLLKDRIVFLGSEINDSTANNIVAQLLFLAADDPDKDISLYINSPGGSVTAAFAVYDTMQFIKPEVRTICTGLAASAASLLLLAGHKGKRLALQHSEIMIHQPLGGAQGQATDIEISARRILKIKDQLNSLFAEKTGQSIEKVRMDMERDYFLSAEEAKSYGIVDEVVCSPL
- a CDS encoding DHA2 family efflux MFS transporter permease subunit, whose amino-acid sequence is MNNSNTSVLDNIKRGPIIAALMIGAFVAFLNQTLLNVALPSIMGDLKIEAATGQWLTTGYMLVNGVLIPVTAFLISRFTTRQLFISAMGLFTIGTLICGLSPNFGILMVGRVVQAAGAGIIMPLMTVVFLNIFPIEKRGSAMGLMGLAMILAPAIGPTLSGWIVENYDWRVLFYIILPFSAIATLIGILFLKNVTKVTKPSFDMLSVVLSTIGFGGLLYGFSDAGTDGWGSTTVLSCLVIGTVSVILFVWRQISSTSPMLEFRIFKYNMFTLTTIINVLITISMYAGMILLPIFLQNIRQFTPMESGLMMLPGAILMGIMSPITGAIFDKVGARWLSVIGLLITVITTYEFTQLTGATTYTHMILIYSIRMFGMSLMMMPIQTAGLNQLPQSMNAHGTAMSNTLRTIAGSIGTAVLVTVMTTQTKSHATELAIAGGVSPTDKLAMAHIAAESTIYGINQAFVIATWLAAGALVLAFFIKKTKPAPEVSRSDVKHMTGEVKQSH
- a CDS encoding MarR family winged helix-turn-helix transcriptional regulator, which gives rise to MRNNLGGNNTKQNVENKDSDSKQIREVLSSFNQVKHSLFYLLRKNADAMGTTFMQFHVLQTLRAHPDIGLAELSELILVGNSTTSGLVDRLVKSGLVSRERLESDRRSVTLRITDKGDELQDRMERAYMQSLSPLNQLSVNDRQDLLRIHQQMNEILQQQGRDNINYE